TCATCTTTGCTggaggaaagaggcagagagctATTGAACATTGCTGTATGAGGTGGAGGCtaggaggagacagacagacagacatgggagCACAACAGTTTATAAAGATCCCGGTTCCTCCTTCTGCAGATTTTGGTTTGGGGACTCTTGGTGTGGGGTGTTCAGCTGGACTGTGTTTCTGTAGCGTTTGCTGCCTTGTGTCCATACTTCTCACACCACTGAGAGGAGCTTGAGGCTCAGagcatggtctctgtatcagccgTCGTCCCAAACTACTCAGCTTGTGGGCCTCATTTCTGTACAGTAAGGGTGATAATCCTCTggtgttaggagcaggtgtggcggcagtcctaaaggcgccagggactgcagctaagtcatatgacttgcacctgacttcctcatataagacacaaacatcttgagtgctgcgcaggtgtaccaggatacaggtgaatccaatttggtggagatttgcccctgctgccctgattagctgaagcctcgtgactgatgagggggcgtggcctgcggtgcgtggatgagagagagtataaaaggagtgagaggcccagggttcgggggagatatataaacaagggcgatatataaaaacaagggagatataaaaacaagggagatataaaaacaagggagatatataaacaagggagatataaaaacaagggagatatataaacaagaagaaacaggactgaataaatgtgtgcagaaggatcctgtagcagcgtcgttcttcctggcctgttgagtgcgtgcaacaagtggtgccgaaacccgggaaaagaaacatcttcagtcaCGAGCGAAGACccactgctacagggaggattcagaactgcatcacggggaatggtggtaaagaagtgttcctgtaaaacagactgttgagaaggatcagaactcttcagctggggaacggtactgatgaagagaaagaagaaagatgaggactgaataaactgctgttagaaggactggtggtcgcatcgttcttgctggtcgagagcgggcgcgacaattggtggcccgtacggggaaccgactcccccaccgagttcagaactttcagcagtcagtggttgccggcagggtaagttcatggtgagtgaaacttgggaccccaggagtttgggaaggacctcggataaaatagaggtgagcataaagttgccaggaagtaggcacaaagtaacccaggagtttgggaaggacctcggataaaatagaggcgaatataaagttgctaggaagcaggcaggctttgggacaagttaaggttcccggctttgggacaagttaaggttcctggttttgggacaagttaaggaactatgataacctcagtgtagtgatcaagagatcctcgctgtgtagttatgcttttttctcccattgaccctttgtgggtaggtctgatagttttggtcttgtttgttctgatatatggactctgttactgtttgaaacggtgtgtagaggcagtcaagacaggtcagaaaatccttatagagcaacaagaaagtatgtcggaagagaagggcttaaaaagaaaaaggaaaaagaaaggagacacagtgttatcaggtggacagaaaggacaaaataaaagagctgaggcggaggaggaaggcgaattagcttctgcgtcctctccctatgcctcctcagcagccacctgtaggtggaccttctgtctggagatttggagaggatcgaccagatcaggtgttgatgtgggcgagagggtctgtttgtgtgtttccacaggaccagttggaacctctttgggtgccggagagattggtgagacgctacaagaatgaggctcctgatccagttgcccctgtggatgtggtggatgatcccacaagcacaaaggatggagccgagatgggagatcctttcggtattccagaagccgataccagctcgacatgacgttcaaatttttccatgcctttttgatccctgaattccccttaaagagatagcccctctggctatctatcccttgcttcagggaagatgagcggggatgagagccctgggatgtatgcttgttatagtgtgtgtgtgtgtgttttgtgttgggcacatgtgttaggtgcagagtgtgcaggcccgcactttcgccatggtagcgtaggcttttgctgcagtggaggcgggacaatctcctcagattcggtttgccgctctaaaagaaattatgctgcgttatgccgtggggtgcgaggctaagcactgcacagaggatagcttgctgttggcatcctgtggaaggcacgtctgattgcatgaaggttcagtgtcctagttcccttcccccaggaaaaacgacacgggagctggccaagacctctctgggtgatgagcctaagggatggttttgtgtagggcccctatgcttgcacactggggatcagacctctaccttcacccatgaggcttgcttgcagcaattaagatctggccataggttaattaacatcctggccttttgatgcacctgccacaagcaaaacacaatctccccaggagtggcttggcatgatagagaggtagtcagtgataagactccctgggcatgtcaccaacctaagacagggatcaaaccaatgctgtttgtctcccaaggacgggtaaggggcatggctgcggggggctatctacagacattctctctgccagaaaagaaaaaagggggagatgttaggagcaggtgtggcggcagtcctaaaggcgccagggactgcagctaagtcatatgacttgcacctgacttcctcatataagacacaaacatcttgagtgctgcgcaggtgtaccaggatacaggtgaatccaatttggtggagatttgcccctgctgccctgattagctgaagcctcgtgactgatgagggggcgtggcctgcggtgcgtggatgagagagagtataaaaggagtgagaggcccagggttcgggggagatatataaacaagggcgatatataaaaacaagggagatataaaaacaagggagatataaaaacaagggagatatataaacaagggagatataaaaacaagggagatatataaacaagaagaaacaggactgaataaatgtgtgcagaaggatcctgtagcagcgtcgttcttcctggcctgttgagtgcgtGCAACACTCTGGTGTCCATGGGAGGTGGAATATTCCATGTGATGCTTGCTGGGGGGATTTGCAGGGGTAGGGATGGCACGTGCAGGGTTAGAGtgcagttcttttgttgttgtttcgagattgatttattttatttatatgagtaaattgtagctgtcttcagacacaccagaagggggcatcagatccttttatggatggttgtgagccaccatgtggttgctgggaattgaactcaggacctgtggaagagcagtcagtgctcttccccgctgagccatctcttcagcccttgagTGCAGTTCTTGGTAAAGGTGTGAGTTTCAGTCAGGTGCTTGGGGATGAGGGGCAGGGTGCCTTGGCAGCCTCCTCCCAGCCCGTCTTCCCATGTGCTCTCTCTTCAGCACACTGCCCCATTGGCAGACAGCCTCCAGAGCTGTTCTTACCCCAACCTGTGAGCTGGCTGACATGGTGGCAGGGGAAGTCCCCGAGTCTACTCAGTGTCCATCTCTCACCAGCCTGAATACCAAGGATGTGGTTCGGAGAAGACACAAGAGGAGAAGCCGGCAGCACCAGCGATTCATGGCCCGCAAGGCCTTgcttcaggagcaggagctgtTGAGCACGGCACCAGGGCCaggtctctgccttctgccttcaccATCACAGATGCCAGCGGTCACAGAGGCTTCGGACAGCAGGAGGCAACGTCCCAAGGCCAGGTCCGGCAGCAATGGCCTGTGCAGCAAAAAGTCTGTCCCCAGAGAAGCTCCAAGACCTGGGCCCATCAAGTGTGTGGCCATTGACTGTGAGATGGTGGGTACGGGCCCCCAAGGACGGGTGAGCGAGCTAGCCCGCTGCTCTGTGGTGAGCTACAGTGGTGACGTTCTCTATGACAAATACATCCGGCCTGAAATGCCCATTGTGGACTATCGCACCCGCTGGAGTGGCATCACCCGCCAGCACATGCACAAGGCTATCCCCTTTCAGGTGGCCCAGAAGGAGGTAAGGACCCTGGGTCTTATGTGGCCAGAGTGGCAGGCTGGGGAGAGAAGCCCTGGTTCGAGGCACCACTTTGTATCTGGGGAGTGAGGGGCCTTGAAAAGTCACTTTCCGTCTCCAGACATGCAGTGCCTTTCCCAGAGACTGGATTAACATAAACCCCAGGGGCTGCCACTCTGATGGCTTGCCAGGCTGGTAGGCAAGGGACTGCTTGCAGAAAGGTTATATGACAGGTAAGGGCACGATAACTTATAGAATGTTCAGAATCTATAGACTTTGCCTACAGTCTTGTCCCATCTCCTTATGGTTCTTCAGTACTTGGAAAAATGACTAGTAGTTGGGATTCCCCTATATATTAGGAATCTGAAA
This Mus musculus strain C57BL/6J chromosome 7, GRCm38.p6 C57BL/6J DNA region includes the following protein-coding sequences:
- the Aen gene encoding apoptosis-enhancing nuclease isoform 1 (isoform 1 is encoded by transcript variant 1) encodes the protein MVAGEVPESTQCPSLTSLNTKDVVRRRHKRRSRQHQRFMARKALLQEQELLSTAPGPGLCLLPSPSQMPAVTEASDSRRQRPKARSGSNGLCSKKSVPREAPRPGPIKCVAIDCEMVGTGPQGRVSELARCSVVSYSGDVLYDKYIRPEMPIVDYRTRWSGITRQHMHKAIPFQVAQKEILKLLKGKVVVGHALHNDFQALKYVHPRSQTRDTTYVPNLLSQPSSLIRTRVSLKDLALNLLHKKIQVGHQGHSSVEDAMTAMELYQLVEVQWEQQVASSAQAPAEDRGPDSSTDVEQYMDDQYWPEDLTQSTGAETNGGPDRQEGEEGQGARSAPP